Proteins encoded in a region of the Corynebacterium genitalium ATCC 33030 genome:
- a CDS encoding aminodeoxychorismate lyase: MRAQQPVIYLVEPFGGSLRRQNANLPHVYWDDAAVTRGDGCFETILIRHGEPVNLAAHVQRFQSSAQLLGLPAPEAATWEKATAEAVGDFVRESGLDAAEVEAKCQWTYTRGRESTGVPSAWVTVRPIPQEQLDQRENGVRVMTAQRGYTLASGSDAEAAPWLTVGAKSLNYAAAMAALRWAKQNGYDDVIYVDASGRVLEGATSSVLVVSGGKLRTPVTGGDVLPGTTQAAVFTLAERDGWKCKEKALTVADLRGADQVWLVSSVRGGVRVTTIDGEELPAPSKKDEKKLRQLIDAALATPATS; this comes from the coding sequence ATGCGCGCCCAACAGCCAGTGATCTATCTCGTGGAGCCGTTCGGCGGTTCCCTGCGACGCCAAAACGCCAACCTTCCGCACGTGTACTGGGACGATGCTGCCGTCACGCGCGGCGATGGCTGCTTTGAGACCATCCTAATCCGCCACGGTGAACCGGTGAATCTGGCGGCACATGTGCAACGCTTTCAAAGTTCTGCGCAGCTGCTGGGCCTGCCCGCGCCGGAAGCGGCGACGTGGGAGAAGGCGACAGCCGAGGCAGTGGGGGACTTCGTGCGCGAATCCGGACTCGACGCGGCGGAGGTGGAGGCGAAGTGCCAGTGGACGTACACCCGTGGGCGTGAGTCGACGGGCGTGCCCAGCGCCTGGGTGACGGTCCGGCCGATTCCGCAGGAGCAGCTGGACCAGCGCGAAAATGGTGTGCGCGTGATGACGGCGCAGCGCGGCTACACCCTAGCCAGCGGCAGCGACGCCGAGGCCGCGCCGTGGCTGACTGTCGGCGCGAAGTCGCTCAACTACGCCGCGGCAATGGCTGCGCTGCGGTGGGCGAAGCAGAACGGATACGACGATGTCATCTACGTCGACGCGTCCGGCCGCGTACTGGAAGGAGCGACATCGTCTGTGCTGGTGGTCAGCGGCGGCAAGCTGCGTACGCCGGTCACGGGCGGCGACGTGCTGCCCGGCACGACACAGGCGGCCGTGTTCACCCTCGCCGAGCGTGACGGCTGGAAGTGCAAAGAGAAAGCCCTCACCGTCGCTGACCTGCGCGGCGCCGACCAGGTATGGTTAGTCAGCTCCGTCCGCGGCGGGGTGCGCGTCACCACGATCGACGGGGAGGAGCTGCCTGCACCGTCCAAGAAGGACGAGAAAAAGCTGCGCCAGCTTATCGACGCAGCTTTGGCAACCCCAGCCACTTCTTAA
- a CDS encoding FABP family protein yields the protein MDNTDNCTTPERNALDGNEAVNLAAEQSKNTAHRNIPALGLDEIPLPDDTANLREGPSLHDGLLALLPLVGVWQGTGQAVDDSAADGDAAEYAFGQQLIISHDGENYLRFDSRTWRIDADGNPVGADQRETGFWRISLDDAIEVTLTNSRGLVEIMYGEPVNERAWQLQSASTIATETGPATHGPGKRLYGLMPNNNLGWVDERVAAGSTQDDITFIPYMSGELKRVAG from the coding sequence ATGGACAACACCGACAACTGCACGACCCCTGAGCGCAACGCCCTGGACGGCAACGAGGCAGTCAACCTCGCCGCAGAGCAGTCGAAGAACACCGCGCACCGCAACATCCCGGCGCTAGGGCTCGATGAAATCCCGCTTCCGGACGACACCGCGAACCTGCGCGAAGGCCCCAGCCTGCACGACGGCCTCCTGGCACTGCTGCCACTGGTGGGCGTCTGGCAGGGCACCGGCCAAGCCGTCGACGACAGCGCTGCTGACGGCGACGCCGCCGAATACGCCTTCGGCCAGCAACTGATCATCTCCCACGACGGTGAGAACTACCTGCGCTTCGACTCCCGCACGTGGCGCATCGATGCTGACGGCAACCCCGTCGGCGCCGATCAGCGCGAGACCGGCTTCTGGCGCATCTCCCTCGACGACGCCATCGAGGTCACCCTGACCAACTCCCGCGGCCTGGTGGAGATCATGTACGGCGAGCCCGTCAACGAGCGCGCCTGGCAGCTGCAGTCGGCCTCGACCATCGCCACGGAGACCGGCCCCGCCACCCACGGCCCCGGCAAGCGCCTGTACGGTCTCATGCCGAACAACAACTTGGGCTGGGTCGACGAGCGGGTCGCCGCCGGCTCCACCCAGGACGACATCACCTTCATCCCCTACATGTCGGGCGAGCTCAAGCGCGTGGCTGGTTAA